The DNA segment ACGCGATGGTCGGTGACCCGGCCCTGGGCAAAGTTGTACGTGCGAATGCGCTCGGAGCGGTCGCCGGAACCCACGAGCAATTTACGTTCGCTGGCAATCGCGTTCGCGGCAGCAGCGGTCTGCTGGTCGTTGAGCTTGGCCGACAACCAGGCCATCGCCCGGGCACGATTCTTGTGCTGGGAACGTTCTTCCTGGCATTCGACCACGATGCCGGTCGGCAAGTGGGTAATGCGGATCGCCGAGTCGGTCTTGTTCACGTGCTGACCACCGGCCCCGGAAGAACGGTAGGTGTCGACGCGCAGATCCGCCGGGTTGATCTCAATCGCTTCCTGCTCGTCCGGCTCCGGCAATACCGCCACGGTACAGGCCGAAGTGTGGATGCGGCCCTGGGATTCGGTGGCCGGCACGCGCTGCACACGGTGCGCGCCAGACTCGAACTTCAGCTTGCCGTAGACATTGTCGCCTTCGACCCGGGCAATGACTTCTTTATAGCCGCCGTGTTCGCCCTCGTTTTCCGAGAGGATTTCCACGCGCCAGCCACGTCGCTCGGCGTAACGCGAGTACATGCGGAACAGGTCGCCGGAGAAGATCGCCGCCTCGTCGCCACCGGTGCCGGCGCGGATTTCGAGAAACACGTTGCGACCGTCGTTCGGGTCCTTGGGCAGCAGCATGCGTTGCAGATCGGATTCCAGGGTGATCAACAGCTCTTTGGCTTCGCGGACTTCTTCCACGGCCATTTCACGCATGTCCGGGTCGTTGTCCTTGAGCAATGCCTGGGCACTCTCCAGATCATTTTGTACGCCGAGCAGCTTTTTATAAGCGGCGACGACCGGCTCGACTTCGGCGTATTCCTTGGAATAAGCGCGAAATCTGGCCTGATCGGAAATGACTTCAGCGTCGCCAAGCAGCGCAGTCAGTTCCTCGAATCGGTCCTGGAGGATGTCCAGCTTGTTGAGCAGTGACGCTTTCATTGCGGTTTTTTATCCGAAAAACTATCCGGTGAGCCCTCAAGGGCAAAGAGTTCCTGGGCCATGGCCAGCGCATCGAGGCGGCCTTCGGCAGAAAGCTTTTTCAGTTGCACGCTTGGAGCATGCAGCAGTTTATTGGTCAGGCCGCGAGCCAGTTGCCCGAGCACATCTTCGGCGTTGCCGCCGTTGGCCAGCAGACGCAGGGCTTTTTGCAGCTCCTCGTCGCGCAGGCGCTCGCTCTGTTGCCGATAGGCCTTGAGCACATCGACCGCGGCCAGCTCACGCAGGCGCACCATGAAATCGTCGGCGCCGACCGAGACCATCTCTTCCGCGGCCTGGGCTGCGCCCTGACGACTCTTGAGGTTCTCGGCGACCACTTCGTGCAGATCGTCGACGCTATACAGGTAAACGTCGTCGAGTTCGCCGACTTCCGGCTCGATGTCCCGAGGTACGGCGATGTCGACCATGAAGATCGGCTTGTGCTTGCGCTGCTTCAGCGCACTTTCCACCGCGCCCTTGCCGAGGATCGGCAACTGGCTGGCGGTCGAACTGATCACGATATCGCTGCGCACCAGCTCCGCCGGAATGTCCGAGAGCAGCACCGCATGAGCGCCGAACTGCTCGGCCAGCAGGCTGGCGCGCTCCAGCGTGCGGTTGGCGACCACGATGCGCTTGACCCCCAACTCATGCAGATGGCGGGCAACCAGGGTGATGGTCTCGCCGGCGCCGATCAGCAGGGCCTGGCTGCGCTGCAGGTCGCTGAAAATCTGTTTGGCCAGGCTGACCGCGGCAAACGCCACGGACACCGGGTTTTCGCCGATGGCAGTGTCGGTGCGCACTTGCTTGGCGGCATTGAACGTCGCTTGGAACAGCCGCCCCAGCAGCGGGCCGATGGTCCCGGCCTCGCGAGCCACGGCGTAGGCCGATTTCATCTGGCCGAGAATCTGCGGTTCGCCCAGCACCAGCGAGTCGAGCCCGGAGGCGACGCGCATCATGTGACGAACTGCCGCATCATCTTCATGCACATAAGCACTCGCGCGCAGCTCATCGAGGCTTAAATGGTGATAATCGGCCAGCCAGCGCAGGACCAGATCAGCTGAAACCTGATCCTGTTCTATATAAAGCTCACTGCGATTGCAGGTGGAGAGGATCGCGGCTTCGCGGCTGTCGGTCATTCTGCAGAGCTGCTGCAAGGCCTCAACCAGTTGCTCAGGGGTAAAGGCCACGCGCTCGCGGACGTCTACTGAAGCAGTCTTGTGGTTAATACCGAGTGCGAGGAAGGCCATTCAAGGTCGCTGATAGTGACGTGAAGCCGGCAATTGTCCTACTTCGTCAGATTCAGAACAACTACCGCTGACTATTGTCCCAATGGTTGGTGCCTATAATGCTCACAACTGAGACTCGGTTATGTTTGGCCGAAGGCTTGTGTCATGATGATCCGACCGCAGGTTAGTCGTCCTCTTCCTATATGAATAGATCTTCCGCGTTGCTCCTAGCTTTTGTCTTCCTCAGCGGCTGCCAGGCCTTGGCCCCCGTTTCGCCGGACGGTACCCCGCCGGTCGAAGACACCACGCCCACGCCTGAAAAGCCCAAGGTTTACAGCTCGTTCAGCGAGGAAACCGTATACAGCCTGTTGACCGCCGAACTCGCCGGCCAGCGCAATCGTTTCGACATTGCCCTGGACAACTACGTGACCCAGGCCATCAACACCCAGGATCCGGGGGTTTCCGAGCGCGCGTTCCGCATCGCCGAATACCTCGGTGCCGACCAGCCTGCGCTGGATACTGCGCTGATCTGGGCGAGAAACGCCCCGGACGATCTGGAAGCGCAACGCGCCGCCGCCGTGCAACTGGCCCGCGCCGGGCGTTATGACGACTCCATGGTCTACATGGAAAAAGTCCTGCAGGGCAAGGGCGACACCCATTTCGATTTTCTCGCGCTGTCCGCGGCCGATACCGATCAGGAAACCCGCAACGGCCTGATGAAGAGTTTCGACCGCCTGCTGCAGCGTCATCCGAACAACAATCAGCTGATTTTCGGCAAGGCCCTGCTGCTGCAGCAGGACGGCGACAATAAAGCGGCGCTGCGCCTGCTTGAAGACCATCCGCCGGAAGACGGCGAAATCGCCCCGATCCTGCTGCGCGCCCGCCTGCTGCAAACCATGAATCGTGGCGACGAGGCACTGCCGCTGCTGCGCAAAAGCATCAAGAAGTACCCGGACGACAAGCGTCTGCGCCTGACCTACGCACGTACATTGGTTGAACAGGACCGGATGGACGACGCCAAGGTCGAGTTCTCCACGCTCGTTCAGCAATACCCGGAAGACGACGAACTGCGTTACTCGCTGGCGCTGGTCTGCCTGGAAGCCAAGGCCTGGGACGAGGCCAAGGGTTATCTGGAAGACCTGATCGCGCGCGAAAGTCACGTCGATTCGGCGCACCTGAACCTCGGTCGCATCGCTGAAGAGCGCAACGATCCGCAGGGCGCGCTGATCGAGTACGCCCAGGTCGGCCCGGGCAACGACTATCTGCCGGCGCAACTGCGTCAGGCCGATATCCTGATGAACAACGGCAAGACCGCCGAAGCCCAGAGCAAGCTGGCCGCCGAGCGTGACGCCCAGCCGGATTACGCGATCCAGTTGTATCTGATCGAATCCGAAACCCTGTCGGCCAACAAACAGGACGACAAGGCCTGGAAAGTCTTGCAGCAAGCCTTGCTGCAATACCCGGACGACCTGAATCTGCTCTACACCCGCGCCATGCTCGCGGAAAAACGCAATGACCTGGCGCAGATGGAAAAAGACCTGCGCCTGATCATCAAGCGCGATCCGGACAACGCCATGGCGCTCAATGCGCTGGGCTACACCCTGTCCGATCGCACCACCCGTTACGCTGAAGCCAAGGCGCTGATCGAACAGGCGCACCAGATCAATCCGGAAGACCCGGCGGTACTCGACAGCCTCGGCTGGGTGAATTTCCGCCTGGGCAATCTGGACGACGCCGAGAAATATCTGCGTCAGGCCCTCGAGCGTTTCCCTGACCACGAAGTCGCCGCGCACCTGGGCGAAGTCCTGTGGGTCAAGGGCAATCAGCGCGAGGCGAAGCAGATCTGGGGCAAGTACCTCAAAGATCAGCCCGACAGCACCATTCTGCGCAGCACCATCAAGCGCCTGACCGGATCCGAGACTCTTTAACTCATGTTTTTGCGCCACGTTATTGTTTTCAGCTTCATCGCCCTGCTCGCCGGTTGCGCGGGCTTCGGCGCTCGCGAATCGGTCGAGGGCCACGGCAGTCCGGCTCAGTGGGCCGCGAACAAACAACAGCTGACCGCCCTCGACGGCTGGCAGATCGACGGCAAGATCGGCATCCGCGCACCGAAAGATTCCGGTAGCGGCACGCTGTTCTGGCTGCAACGCCAGGACTACTACGACATTCGCCTGTCCGGCCCACTGGGTCGTGGCGCGGCGCGCCTGACCGGGCGCCCGGGCAAGGTCTCGCTGGAAGTTGCCAACCAGGGCCGCTATGACTCTGAATCGCCGGAAGCGCTGCTCGAAGAACAACTCGGCTGGAAATTGCCGGTGTCCAATCTGGCCTGGTGGGTTCGTGGCCTGCCGGCGCCAAGCAGCAAAAGCCGTGTGTCCCTCGATAACGACAGTCGCCTGGCCAATCTGGAACAGGACGGCTGGCAGGTCGAATACCTCAGCTATGCCGAGCAAAACGGTTACTGGCTGCCCGAGCGGATCAAGCTGCACGGCACCGATCTGGACGTGACGCTGGTGATCAAGACCTGGCAACCGCGTAAATTGGGGCAATAAAGCATGACCGCTCCACGTCTGACGCTGCCGTCGCCGGCCAAGCTCAACCTGATGCTGCACATTCTCGGGCGCCGTGCAGACGGCTACCACGAACTGCAGACGCTGTTTCAGTTTGTCGATTACGGCGACGAAATCACCTTCGCCGTACGCGATGACGGCGTGATTCGGCTGCACACCGAATTCGCGGGCGTGCCCCACGACAGCAATCTCATCGTGCGCGCGGCAAAAATGCTTCAGCAACAGTCCGGCTGCACACTCGGCATCGACATCTGGATCGACAAGGTGCTGCCCATGGGCGGCGGCATCGGTGGCGGCAGCTCCAACGCGGCGACCACCCTGCTCGGCCTCAATCACTTGTGGCAACTGGGCTGGGATGAAGATCGCCTCGCCGCGCTGGGCCTTTCGCTCGGTGCAGACGTGCCGGTTTTCGTCCGTGGCCATGCAGCATTTGCCGAAGGCGTGGGCGAGAAACTGACCCCGGTCGACCCCGAAGAACCGTGGTATCTGGTACTCGTGCCGCAAGTCTCTGTAAGTACGGCAGAAATTTTTTCCGATCCTTTGTTGACACGTAACACGCCGCCCATTAAAGTGCGCCCCGTTCCCGAGGGAAACAGTCGAAATGACTGCTTGCCGGTGGTTGCAAGGCGTTATCCAGAGGTACGTAACGCATTGGATTTGTTAGGTAAATTTACCGAAGCAAAACTCACCGGAACTGGAAGTTGTGTGTTTGGGGGCTTCCCAAGCAAAGCTGAAGCTGATAAAGTCTCGGCCCTTCTGACAGAGACCCTTACAGGGTTTGTAGCGAAAGGAAGCAACGTTTCGATGTTGCATCGCAAGCTGCAAAGTCTGCTCTAAAAGGAATCAAGTGCCAGGCACTTGAAGCAACAGATACAGGGGCGTCGCCAAGCGGTAAGGCAGCAGGTTTTGATCCTGCCATGCGTTGGTTCGAATCCAGCCGCCCCTGCCATTTTCTATACTCATCCAGGTTACCCTCAGCCTCTAGGTACTGCGCGTGTCCAAGATGATGGTCTTTACGGGGAACGCTAACCCCGATCTGGCTCGGCGTGTTGTACGTCAGCTGCATATCCCTCTCGGTGACATCTCTGTCGGCAAATTTTCCGACGGCGAAATTACTGCCGAGATCAATGAAAACGTTCGCGGTAAAGACGTTTTCATTATTCAGCCGACTTGCGCTCCGACCAACGATAACCTGATGGAACTGGTAGTGATGGCTGATGCCTTCCGCCGCTCCTCGGCTACTCGTATTACTGCTGTTATTCCTTATTTTGGTTATGCCCGTCAGGATCGCCGTCCGCGTTCCGCACGTGTGGCTATCAGCGCGAAAGTCGTTGCTGACATGCTTACCGTAGTCGGCATCGACCGTGTTCTCACGGTTGATCTGCATGCTGACCAGATTCAGGGTTTCTTCGATATTCCGGTAGATAACATCTACGGCTCCCCGGTTCTGGTGGATGACATTGAAGATCAGCGCTTCGAAAACCTGATGATCGTGTCCCCGGACATTGGTGGCGTCGTGCGTGCACGGGCTGTTGCCAAATCCCTGGGCGTGGATCTCGGGATCATCGACAAACGCCGTGAGAAAGCCAATCACTCTGAAGTGATGCATATCATCGGTGATGTCGAAGGGCGTACCTGCATTCTGGTCGATGACATGGTCGATACCGCCGGCACTCTGTGCCACGCGGCCAAGGCCTTGAAAGAGCATGGCGCAGCCAAGGTCTTTGCCTACTGCACACACCCTGTGCTGTCGGGTCGGGCCATCGAGAATATCGAAAATTCCGTGCTGGACGAGCTGGTGGTGACAAACACCATCCCGCTGTCCGCTGCAGCACAAGCCTGTGCACGTATCCGTCAACTGGATATCGCACCGGTTGTTGCCGAAGCGGTTCGCCGCATCAGCAATGAAGAATCGATCAGCGCGATGTTCCGTTAAGGGCCCTGCCCTTCTCGAAATGTCTCGTTGACGAAAAGCGCCCCGCCCCGGCATTCCTGTCGGGGCGGGGCTTTTTTTGCCCATACCGTGTTCGGCGCTGGTCGCAAACGCCACTCGGTCATGGCTATTTTGGAGATACAAAATGAACGATTTTACTCTGAATGCTGAAGTGCGTTCCGACCTGGGGAAAGGTGCGAGCCGCCGCCTGCGTCGTCTCGCCGCTCTGGTTCCAGCTGTTGTTTACGGTGGCGACAAAGCCCCTGAATCCATCAGCATGCTGGCCAAAGAAGTTGCCAAACTGCTCGAAAACGAAGCGGCTTACAGCCACATCATCGAGCTGAACGTTGGCGGCAAGAAACAAAACGTCGTGATCAAAGCCCTGCAACGTCACCCGGCCAAAGGCCACGTGATGCACGCTGACTTCGTACGCGTTGTAGCTGGCCAGAAACTGACCGCTATCGTTCCTGTGCACTTCATCAACGAAGCTGCTCCAGTGAAGAAAGGCGGCGAAATCTCGCACGTTGTTGCCGAGATCGAAGTTTCCTGCCTGCCAAAAGATCTGCCTGAGTTCATCGAAGTCGACCTGGCTGACGCTGAAATCGGCACCATCGTTCACCTGTCGGACCTCAAAGCTCCTAAAGGTGTCGAGTTCGTTGCTCTGGCACACGGCGATGACAAGGCAGTAGCCAACGTCCACGCTCCACGTGTTGCTCCAGAAGCTACCGAAGAAGGCGCAGCAGAGTAATTTCACTCTGTTCGTCGGAGTGAGTGAAACATCGCGGACTGGAACGTAGCGAGAAAGCGGGCGAGAACGCGGAGTTTACATTCATGGTAAATGAGCAATTTTCGTCCACTTTCGCCGCCTTCACTGCTTGCGGCGATGTTATCCACCACTCCAAGGAAGGGCCCCTATCGTGACTGCCATCAAACTGATCGTTGGCCTGGGAAATCCAGGCGCTGAATACGAACAGACCCGGCATAACGCAGGGGCCCTTTTTGTTGAGCGCATCGCTGCCGCGCAAGGTGTGAATCTTGTGGCCGATCGCAAATATTTCGGCCTGACCGGGCGCTACTCGCATCAGGGTCAGGATGTTCGTCTGCTGATTCCCACCACCTACATGAACCGCAGCG comes from the Pseudomonas sp. RSB 5.4 genome and includes:
- the prfA gene encoding peptide chain release factor 1, which codes for MKASLLNKLDILQDRFEELTALLGDAEVISDQARFRAYSKEYAEVEPVVAAYKKLLGVQNDLESAQALLKDNDPDMREMAVEEVREAKELLITLESDLQRMLLPKDPNDGRNVFLEIRAGTGGDEAAIFSGDLFRMYSRYAERRGWRVEILSENEGEHGGYKEVIARVEGDNVYGKLKFESGAHRVQRVPATESQGRIHTSACTVAVLPEPDEQEAIEINPADLRVDTYRSSGAGGQHVNKTDSAIRITHLPTGIVVECQEERSQHKNRARAMAWLSAKLNDQQTAAAANAIASERKLLVGSGDRSERIRTYNFAQGRVTDHRVNLTLYSLDEILAGGVEAVIEPLLAEYQADQLAAIGE
- the hemA gene encoding glutamyl-tRNA reductase, producing MAFLALGINHKTASVDVRERVAFTPEQLVEALQQLCRMTDSREAAILSTCNRSELYIEQDQVSADLVLRWLADYHHLSLDELRASAYVHEDDAAVRHMMRVASGLDSLVLGEPQILGQMKSAYAVAREAGTIGPLLGRLFQATFNAAKQVRTDTAIGENPVSVAFAAVSLAKQIFSDLQRSQALLIGAGETITLVARHLHELGVKRIVVANRTLERASLLAEQFGAHAVLLSDIPAELVRSDIVISSTASQLPILGKGAVESALKQRKHKPIFMVDIAVPRDIEPEVGELDDVYLYSVDDLHEVVAENLKSRQGAAQAAEEMVSVGADDFMVRLRELAAVDVLKAYRQQSERLRDEELQKALRLLANGGNAEDVLGQLARGLTNKLLHAPSVQLKKLSAEGRLDALAMAQELFALEGSPDSFSDKKPQ
- a CDS encoding tetratricopeptide repeat protein — encoded protein: MNRSSALLLAFVFLSGCQALAPVSPDGTPPVEDTTPTPEKPKVYSSFSEETVYSLLTAELAGQRNRFDIALDNYVTQAINTQDPGVSERAFRIAEYLGADQPALDTALIWARNAPDDLEAQRAAAVQLARAGRYDDSMVYMEKVLQGKGDTHFDFLALSAADTDQETRNGLMKSFDRLLQRHPNNNQLIFGKALLLQQDGDNKAALRLLEDHPPEDGEIAPILLRARLLQTMNRGDEALPLLRKSIKKYPDDKRLRLTYARTLVEQDRMDDAKVEFSTLVQQYPEDDELRYSLALVCLEAKAWDEAKGYLEDLIARESHVDSAHLNLGRIAEERNDPQGALIEYAQVGPGNDYLPAQLRQADILMNNGKTAEAQSKLAAERDAQPDYAIQLYLIESETLSANKQDDKAWKVLQQALLQYPDDLNLLYTRAMLAEKRNDLAQMEKDLRLIIKRDPDNAMALNALGYTLSDRTTRYAEAKALIEQAHQINPEDPAVLDSLGWVNFRLGNLDDAEKYLRQALERFPDHEVAAHLGEVLWVKGNQREAKQIWGKYLKDQPDSTILRSTIKRLTGSETL
- the lolB gene encoding lipoprotein insertase outer membrane protein LolB, encoding MFLRHVIVFSFIALLAGCAGFGARESVEGHGSPAQWAANKQQLTALDGWQIDGKIGIRAPKDSGSGTLFWLQRQDYYDIRLSGPLGRGAARLTGRPGKVSLEVANQGRYDSESPEALLEEQLGWKLPVSNLAWWVRGLPAPSSKSRVSLDNDSRLANLEQDGWQVEYLSYAEQNGYWLPERIKLHGTDLDVTLVIKTWQPRKLGQ
- the ispE gene encoding 4-(cytidine 5'-diphospho)-2-C-methyl-D-erythritol kinase, coding for MTAPRLTLPSPAKLNLMLHILGRRADGYHELQTLFQFVDYGDEITFAVRDDGVIRLHTEFAGVPHDSNLIVRAAKMLQQQSGCTLGIDIWIDKVLPMGGGIGGGSSNAATTLLGLNHLWQLGWDEDRLAALGLSLGADVPVFVRGHAAFAEGVGEKLTPVDPEEPWYLVLVPQVSVSTAEIFSDPLLTRNTPPIKVRPVPEGNSRNDCLPVVARRYPEVRNALDLLGKFTEAKLTGTGSCVFGGFPSKAEADKVSALLTETLTGFVAKGSNVSMLHRKLQSLL
- a CDS encoding ribose-phosphate pyrophosphokinase; the protein is MSKMMVFTGNANPDLARRVVRQLHIPLGDISVGKFSDGEITAEINENVRGKDVFIIQPTCAPTNDNLMELVVMADAFRRSSATRITAVIPYFGYARQDRRPRSARVAISAKVVADMLTVVGIDRVLTVDLHADQIQGFFDIPVDNIYGSPVLVDDIEDQRFENLMIVSPDIGGVVRARAVAKSLGVDLGIIDKRREKANHSEVMHIIGDVEGRTCILVDDMVDTAGTLCHAAKALKEHGAAKVFAYCTHPVLSGRAIENIENSVLDELVVTNTIPLSAAAQACARIRQLDIAPVVAEAVRRISNEESISAMFR
- a CDS encoding 50S ribosomal protein L25/general stress protein Ctc, whose translation is MNDFTLNAEVRSDLGKGASRRLRRLAALVPAVVYGGDKAPESISMLAKEVAKLLENEAAYSHIIELNVGGKKQNVVIKALQRHPAKGHVMHADFVRVVAGQKLTAIVPVHFINEAAPVKKGGEISHVVAEIEVSCLPKDLPEFIEVDLADAEIGTIVHLSDLKAPKGVEFVALAHGDDKAVANVHAPRVAPEATEEGAAE